The Shewanella algae DNA segment GGTTGGCGGGTCTTGGCCTGTGGCCGTAATGAACAAGCTCTGGCCGACCTCGAAGGCTGCGAGCCTTTGAGGTTCGATGTCACAGACAGAGACTCGGTGCTTAAGCTTGGCAGCAAGCTCAAACTGGAGTTAGGCCAAGCCGATGGTGTGGATCTGCTGCTGCTCAACGCCGGTACCTGTGAGTACATAGACGAGGCCATGGCCTTTGACAGCGCCCTGTTTGAGCGGGTTATCCGCACCAATCTGTTGGCTGTGGGCTATTGCCTGGAAGCCTTTATGCCTTTGCTTGCCCGTGGCAGCCAACTGGCGCTGATGAGCTCAAGCGTTGTGATGCTGCCTTTCCCGCGGGCGGAGGCCTATGGCGCCTCCAAGGCCGGGATCAGTTACCTGGCGCAGAGCTTGCGGCTCGATCTGGCCCACAAGGGAATAGACGTCAGCGAAATTCGCCCTGGTTTTGTTAAAACGCCGCTCACCGACAAAAATGACTTCGCCATGCCGATGCGGATCTCCGCCGATAAAGCCGCCAACACCATCATCCAAGCCCTGGCCGCCAGACGGCGCCTGATTGCCTTTCCCGGGCGCTTTATCTGGCTGCTGACTCTGCTGAGCTGGCTGCCCCGCAGTTGGCTGGCCGCCGCCCTTGGTAAACCCTCTGCAAAAAACGGGAGCCCAGTATGACAGTTTCAACCGGCAACAAGCCGCGCATCGCCATAGTCGGTTCGGGGATCTCCTCGCTCACTTGTGGTTATCTGTTGTCGCAGCAGTATGAGGTGACGTTGTTTGAAGCCGCCGATTATCTGGGCGGTCATACGGCCACTGTGGATGTTGAGCTTGGCGGCAAACCCTACGCCATAGACACAGGGTTTATTGTATTCAACGACCGCACCTATCCCAGGTTTCAGGCCTTGATGGCCCGGGTCGGTATCAAGGCGCTGGCGACCGAGATGAGCTTCTCGGTGCAAAACCTTGTCAGCGGTCTTGAATACAACGGCCATAGCCTGGCGACCCTGTTTGCGCAAAAGCGCAACCTGCTGAGTCCGATTTTCTGGGGGTTCCTGAGGGAGATTTTGGCCTTCAACAGCCGCTGCAAAGCCTTGTATCAAAGCGGTCGTTACCCGGCGGTGACACTGGGTGAATTTCTCGAACAGCAGGGGTTCTCCGACTTCTTCTGTCAACACTATATCCTGCCGATGGGCGCCGCTATCTGGTCGTC contains these protein-coding regions:
- a CDS encoding SDR family NAD(P)-dependent oxidoreductase — encoded protein: MKTVLITGASSGIGAELARQYAAAGWRVLACGRNEQALADLEGCEPLRFDVTDRDSVLKLGSKLKLELGQADGVDLLLLNAGTCEYIDEAMAFDSALFERVIRTNLLAVGYCLEAFMPLLARGSQLALMSSSVVMLPFPRAEAYGASKAGISYLAQSLRLDLAHKGIDVSEIRPGFVKTPLTDKNDFAMPMRISADKAANTIIQALAARRRLIAFPGRFIWLLTLLSWLPRSWLAAALGKPSAKNGSPV